GGCTGGGGGTCACCTCCATCCGGGAGGTGGACGCTTACCAGGGGGCGAAGCTGGCCAACCTTGTGCGGGAGGCCCTGGGTGAGACGGGTTTCCGGGTCATCATCGCCCGGCACCCCTGCATGCTGAAAGTGACCCGGGAGGCCCGGCGCAGACCCGGGTTCCGGGAGCGCCATGTGCGCATCGAGCAGGGGCTCTGCACCCGGGCGGCCACCTGCATCGAGGGCTTCGCCTGCCCCAGCTTCGTGCGCCACCCCGATGGGCGTTTCTCCGTGAACCGGGAACTCTGCATCGGGGATGGCTCCTGCAGGCAGTTCTGCGCGGCCGGGGCCATCCTGCCCGAGGAGGGGCGTCCATGAGCGGGGAGACCTTCAACATCTATCTGGCGGGCGTGGGGGGGCAGGGCATCGGGCTCCTGTCCGAAGTCCTGGCCCGGGCTGCGGATGCCGCGGGTCACCGCCTGCGGGGATGCGACACCCACGGCATGGCCCAGCGGGGTGGGGAGGTGGCGGGCCACCTTCGCCTGGGGCCCACTATGCGCTCGCCCTTCGTTCCTCCCCATGGGGCCCAGTTGGTGCTCGCCCTGGAGCGCCACGAAGCCCACCGGGCCGCTCGGGGCTTCCTGGCTCCGGGGGGCACCCTGCTTTGGTATGACGCGCTCTGGCAGCCGCTGCCGGTGCGGATGGGAGAGGAGCCTCCCATCGAGGTGACCGAGCTTGAGGAACTCTGCGCTGCCCTGGGTGCCGTCTGCCTGAAGGTGCCTGCGCAGGCACTCCCGGATGTGCGCATGCAGAACACCCTGGTTCTGCGGGAGGTGGCGGTCGGCCACCTCATCGCCGGTGTCGGACTTCCAGAATTGGGGAGGGGGCTCGGGGATCTGATGGAGGGGACTCTGCTGGAGGCCAACCTCGCTCTGCTGCGGCAAGGGCCGCTCAGCGCGGAGGCGCTGCCTGGAACAGATGGATGAGGTTCCCGCGCAACTGGTCCCCGAAGCTGCCGGGGATGATGCGCTGCCACTGGATGGGCAGGAGGGAGTCCATGCGGGTGAGGTGCCCCCTCGCGTCAAACTCGCGGACACTGTGCATGGCGAAGCTCCTGCCATCTCTGGAGAGGCAGAAGACGCACTCCATGCGGCTGCCACTGCGGTCCACCACGGTGATGGCGTAGGCCGTGTGGTGATCCTCCCCGAGGTTCACCCGCAGACGGGACGGATCCGTATAGACCGCCCGGCTGCCCTGGTCCAGCACCAGGGGTTGTCCCCCCCGCATGTCCGGCCATCCCGCCGCAGACAGAAGGCCGGTGACGAGGAGCAGGGGCAGAATCCGGATGGGCATGGGCTCAGCTCCTCAGGGTCTCGGAGGGGCTCTCGCCAAAGCGTTCCCGGTAGGCGGAGGCGAAGCGCCCCAGGTGAGGACAGCCCCAGGCCTGGGCGATCCCTGCCACAGTGGCCCCCGGGCTGGCCTCCAGGAGCTCCCTTCGGGCCCCCTCCAACCTCAGGGCCTGGAGAAAACGCATGGGGCTGGTGTGCCGATAGTCCCGGAAGCCCTGGGTGAGACCCCGGAGGCTGATCCCGGTGGCATCGGCGATGGCCGCGAGACTCAGGGGCTCTCCGGCATGGGCGCGCATGAAGGCCTCGGCTCGGCGGATATGGCCCGGAGCCCAGGAGGCGGGGGACCGGAGCTCTTCCGAGTAGCTGTGCTCATGCTCTGAGAGGAGCATGACCAGGGCCGTGTCCTCCAGGCTGCGGACCAGGGCTGGGTTGAGCCGGCCGCCATCGCCCTCCACATAGGTCAGCAGCAGTTGGAGGAGGGCCAGCCAGTGCCGGTGGGTGGCCGCTGCATCCGGGATGAAGGGGGAGAAGTGGATGGGGCGGTCGAGGCTGTGCCCCAGGAGTCGGGCGCAGCAGGTCTCCACTGCCGTGGTGTCAAAGCGGAGGTGGATGCGTCGGCTGTCGGCGCTGAATCGCTTGAGGACAGGTGCGTAGGGAGAGTCGATCACCACCATGCCCGAGCCACCCCGGTAGGTCCGGTCCGCATAGCTCACCTCCGCATCCCCCTGGGTCTGGGTGGAGATCAGGAGGTAGCGGGGATCCGGGTCCTGGGCCAGTTCCACCTCCGTGTCGAAGGCCAGGGCGCTGAGCCGGATACTGCCCAGGTGGAGGGTCTGGATCCGGGCCTGGAAGGCCCTCGGGGTACCCAGCACCCGCATCTGGTGGCGGGTGAAGGCCTGGCGGATGTACGCCGAGGCTTGGCGGGGGTCCCGGCTCACAAACTCCCTGACCCCCGGGGCGGAGGTGGAGGAGGGTAGGGTCAGATCCAAGGCCATGGGTGGCGTTCCGTCCCCTATTCTACCCATGGGTGTCCGAAGCCCGAGGGGCTTCAGCCAGAGATGATCTTGTGGGCCCGTTCGCTCATGTTGGGGAAGAGGTC
The sequence above is drawn from the uncultured Holophaga sp. genome and encodes:
- a CDS encoding 2-oxoacid:acceptor oxidoreductase family protein — translated: MSGETFNIYLAGVGGQGIGLLSEVLARAADAAGHRLRGCDTHGMAQRGGEVAGHLRLGPTMRSPFVPPHGAQLVLALERHEAHRAARGFLAPGGTLLWYDALWQPLPVRMGEEPPIEVTELEELCAALGAVCLKVPAQALPDVRMQNTLVLREVAVGHLIAGVGLPELGRGLGDLMEGTLLEANLALLRQGPLSAEALPGTDG
- a CDS encoding AraC family transcriptional regulator, with amino-acid sequence MALDLTLPSSTSAPGVREFVSRDPRQASAYIRQAFTRHQMRVLGTPRAFQARIQTLHLGSIRLSALAFDTEVELAQDPDPRYLLISTQTQGDAEVSYADRTYRGGSGMVVIDSPYAPVLKRFSADSRRIHLRFDTTAVETCCARLLGHSLDRPIHFSPFIPDAAATHRHWLALLQLLLTYVEGDGGRLNPALVRSLEDTALVMLLSEHEHSYSEELRSPASWAPGHIRRAEAFMRAHAGEPLSLAAIADATGISLRGLTQGFRDYRHTSPMRFLQALRLEGARRELLEASPGATVAGIAQAWGCPHLGRFASAYRERFGESPSETLRS